The Acidimicrobiia bacterium genome includes a region encoding these proteins:
- a CDS encoding leucyl/phenylalanyl-tRNA--protein transferase — translation MSPIEPPPSQFWLPEPESAGGDDVVAVGGDLAPGTILQAYRRGMFPMHLSDGLLAWWSPQVR, via the coding sequence ATGTCGCCGATCGAACCACCTCCGAGCCAGTTCTGGCTTCCCGAACCCGAATCGGCCGGTGGCGACGATGTTGTCGCGGTCGGTGGTGATCTGGCACCTGGCACCATTCTCCAGGCGTACCGGCGGGGCATGTTCCCGATGCATCTCTCCGACGGCTTGCTCGCCTGGTGGTCCCCGCAAGTTCG